The following proteins are encoded in a genomic region of Variovorax paradoxus:
- a CDS encoding amidohydrolase family protein → MKLESLRIPPRLRAFAAGDAQVFDVTLVGDRVQAVVPSASQAHARGTLLSALVEAHAHIDKNYIVQEVGAAEGNLFAAIERMDKHRAGWTGETLRPRMERALQEAWQSGTRALRTHIDWVQGDPPAALAVFEALRHEWRGRVELQFVSLTPLDLFADFNAGERIAREVKRAGGVLGAFVYRNEGLVHKLGRVFDLAQDHGLDLDFHVDEGLDADASGLRSIAQLMRARDFRRRVVCGHCCSLSVQDDAVANETLALCAGAGIHIVALPTTNLYLQGAWDRTPVPRGITRIHEAAARGLRASLATDNVQDAFYPYGSYDLLETFGLGVQMAHLAPAGEWLDAITVSPARALGLAWDGRIAPGCPADLVLLAATDENELIGARGRQRTVIRAGQVLEQTQ, encoded by the coding sequence ATGAAGCTGGAGTCGCTGCGCATTCCACCGCGGCTGCGCGCTTTCGCCGCCGGGGATGCGCAGGTCTTCGACGTCACGCTGGTGGGCGACCGCGTCCAGGCCGTCGTGCCGAGCGCGTCGCAGGCGCATGCCCGCGGCACCTTGCTGAGCGCGCTGGTCGAGGCGCATGCGCACATCGACAAGAACTACATCGTGCAGGAAGTCGGCGCGGCCGAGGGCAACCTCTTCGCGGCCATCGAACGCATGGACAAGCACCGCGCGGGCTGGACCGGCGAAACGCTGCGCCCGCGCATGGAGCGTGCGTTGCAGGAGGCGTGGCAGTCGGGCACGCGCGCGCTGCGCACCCACATCGACTGGGTGCAGGGCGACCCGCCGGCCGCGCTGGCCGTGTTCGAAGCCTTGCGCCATGAATGGCGCGGCCGCGTCGAGCTGCAGTTCGTCTCGCTCACGCCGTTGGACCTGTTTGCGGACTTCAACGCCGGCGAGCGCATCGCGCGCGAAGTCAAGCGCGCGGGCGGCGTGCTGGGCGCGTTCGTGTATCGCAACGAGGGACTGGTGCACAAGCTGGGCCGCGTGTTCGACCTGGCGCAGGACCATGGCCTGGACCTCGATTTCCATGTCGATGAAGGTCTCGATGCGGATGCAAGCGGCCTGCGCAGCATCGCACAGCTGATGCGTGCGCGCGACTTCCGGCGCCGCGTGGTCTGCGGCCACTGCTGTTCGCTTTCGGTGCAGGACGATGCCGTCGCCAACGAGACGCTGGCGCTCTGCGCCGGTGCCGGAATCCACATCGTCGCGCTGCCGACCACCAACCTCTACCTCCAGGGCGCCTGGGACCGCACGCCCGTGCCGCGCGGCATCACGCGCATTCACGAAGCCGCGGCACGGGGCTTGCGTGCGAGCCTGGCAACGGACAACGTGCAGGACGCCTTCTATCCCTATGGCAGCTATGACCTCCTGGAGACCTTCGGGCTCGGCGTGCAGATGGCGCACCTCGCGCCCGCGGGCGAATGGCTCGATGCGATCACCGTCAGCCCCGCGAGGGCGCTGGGGCTCGCGTGGGACGGGCGCATTGCGCCGGGCTGCCCCGCCGACCTGGTGCTGCTCGCTGCAACCGATGAAAACGAGCTCATCGGCGCGCGCGGACGCCAACGCACCGTGATCCGTGCCGGTCAAGTTCTGGAGCAA